Proteins found in one Odontesthes bonariensis isolate fOdoBon6 chromosome 11, fOdoBon6.hap1, whole genome shotgun sequence genomic segment:
- the arhgef7b gene encoding rho guanine nucleotide exchange factor 7b isoform X1 produces the protein MNSAEQTVTWLITLGVLESPKKSISDPEAFLQASLQDGAVLCRLLERLRPGTVDKFFQEPRSDSECQRNIAEFIKGCGAFGVESFEVSDLRQGLNFSKVLNSLVALNKATEDIGVSGDSVCAPHSSNLRIKSFDSLNTQSHSWKLLQPQYRSLDMSEGSGCGQMLVKARFAFQQTNEDELSFSKGDIISVSRQEEGGWWEGSLNGKTGWFPNNYVRELKGSDKEADKPKSGTLKSPPKGFDTTIISKTYYNVVLQNILDAESEYSRELQSLLGSYLRSLHPTDRLSSVDISHIQGNLEEISTFQQLLVQSLDEQTKLPENQQRIGGFFLNLMPQMKIIYVAYCSSHPSAVNVLTEHSEELGEHMESKGASSPGILTLTTSLSKPFTRLERYPALLKELDRHMEEQHPDRADLHAAMASFKDLGAQCQEVRKRKDLELQILTEPIRNWEGDDIKALGPVLHMSQVTVHTQNCQESSERYLVLFPHTLVILSASLRMSGFIYQGRMPLTGMLISRIEDGENLRNAFEISGGQCERIQVACNSQRDLQHWLDLLTKHTHTAPPVHTHLHKPQSPCHTLPSHPISPSRHSESRGGSSEKKLYHTLPHLSSYEMGHGSGPAWGPLEPPSTPKPWSLSCLRPAPPLRPSAALCFKEDMSKSPKNMKKLLPKRKPERKPSEEDFTVRKSTAALEEDAQILKVIEAYCTSAKTRQTLNSTWQGTDLMHNHVLADTSLNAAGFPGNLPCSDQSEDSDYDSIWTSHSQRTASFSRSSRKDVQVLFPEEEKIIVEETRSNGQTVVEERSLVDTVYSLKDEVQELKQDNKRMKRTLEEEQRARKELERIVRRVLKNMNDPTWDETNL, from the exons ATGAATTCAGCCGAGCAGACGGTAACGTGGCTCATCACGCTGGGGGTCCTGGAGTCTCCCAAGAAAAGCATCTCGGATCCAGAGGCTTTCCTCCAGGCGTCTCTGCAGGATGGAGCGGTGCTGTGCAGGCTGCTGGAGCGACTCAGACCCGGGACGGTGGATAAA ttttTCCAGGAACCGAGGAGCGACAGCGAATGTCAGAGGAACATTGCAGAGTTCATTAAAGGCTGTGGGGCTTTCGGTGTGGAG tCTTTTGAGGTCAGCGATCTGCGGCAGGGACTGAACTTCTCCAAGGTCCTAAACTCCCTGGTTGCTCTTAATAAAGCTACTGAAG ATATTGGCGTTTCTGGAGACAGCGTGTGTGCTCCTCACTCCTCAAACTTGAGGATCAAGTCATTTGACTCCCTGAACACTCAGAGTCACTCCTGGAAGCTGCTGCAGCCTCAGTACCGCAGCCTG GACATGTCGGAGGGCAGTGGGTGTGGCCAGATGCTGGTCAAAGCGCGCTTTGCCTTCCAGCAGACCAACGAGGACGAGCTCTCCTTCTCCAAGGGTGACATCATCAGTGTCAGCaggcaggaggagggagggtGGTGGGAAGGCTCACTGAACGGCAAGACTGGGTGGTTCCCCAATAACTATGTACGGGAGCTGAAAGGAAGCG ACAAAGAGGCGGACAAGCCAAAGTCTGGGACTCTGAAGAGTCCGCCCAAAGGCTTCGACACCACCATCATCAGTAAGACCTATTACAATGTG GTCCTACAGAACATCCTGGATGCAGAGAGTGAATATTCGAGGGAGCTACAGAGTCTGCTGGGTTCATACCTCCGATCGCTTCACCCCACAGACCG ACTCAGCAGTGTTGATATCAGCCACATTCAGGGAAATCTGGAGGAAatttcaacttttcaacagCTGTTGGTTCAGTCTTTGGATGAACAGACCAA ACTCCCTGAGAACCAGCAGAGGATTGGGGGCTTCTTTCTGAACCTGATGCCGCAGATGAAGATCATCTACGTGGCCTATTGCTCCAGTCACCCGTCTGCCGTCAATGTACTCACCGAACACAG CGAGGAGTTGGGGGAGCACATGGAGTCAAAAGGGGCATCGAGTCCGGGGATCTTGACACTGACCACGAGTTTGAGTAAACCTTTCACCAGACTGGAGAGGTACCCTGCACTGCTTAAAGAACTGGACAGACATATGGAA GAACAACACCCTGACAGAGCTGACCTCCATGCTGCCATGGCGAGTTTTAAAGACCTCGGG GCTCAGTGTCAAGaggtgaggaagaggaaggaCCTGGAGCTGCAGATTTTAACAGAGCCAATCAGGAACTGGGAGGGAGATGATATCAAAGCTCTCGGCCCAGTTCTGCACATGTCCCAGGTCACAGTTCACACGCAGAATTGTCAG gAGTCAAGTGAACGCTACCTCGTCCTCTTCCCTCACACTCTCGTCATCCTCTCTGCCAGCCTGAGAATGAGTGGATTCATCTACCAG GGGAGGATGCCTTTAACAGGAATGCTCATCTCCAGAATTGAAGATGGAGAAAACTTGAGGAACGCTTTTGAAATATCTG GAGGCCAGTGTGAACGGATACAGGTTGCATGCAACAGTCAGCGCGACCTGCAGCACTGGCTGGACCTTCTcaccaagcacacacacacggccCCTCCTgtgcacacgcacttgcacaAGCCCCAGTCTCCCTGTCACACA TTGCCCTCTCACCCCATCTCTCCCTCCAGACACTCAGAGTCTCGTGGGGGCAGCAGTGAAAAGAAACTGTACCACACCCTGCCTCATCTCTCTTCATATGAGATGGGACACGGTAGCGGCCCCGCGTGGGGACCTCTGGAGCCACCGAGCACCCCTAAACCCTGGAGCCTCAGCTGCCTTCGCCCTGCGCCTCCACTCCGGCCCTCTGCTGCGCTCTGCTTCAAAGAG GACATGAGTAAGAGTCCGAAAAACATGAAGAAGCTGCTCCCTAAGAGGAAACCGGAGAGGAAACCTTCAGAGGAAGACTTCACTGTCAGAAAGA GCACGGCAGCTCTGGAGGAGGACGCTCAGATCCTGAAAGTGATCGAGGCTTATTGTACCAGTGCCAAGACACGACAGACTCTCAACTCAA CCTGGCAAGGAACAGACCTCATGCACAACCATGTGCTGGCTGACACCAGCCTCAATGCGGCTGGTTTCCCTGGCAACCTGCCATGTTCTGACCAATCAGAAGACTCGGATTATGACAGTATCTGGACTTCCCATAGTCAAAGGACTGCTTCGTTTTCTC GCTCAAGTAGGAAGGACGTTCAGGTGTTGTTCCCGGAGGAGGAGAAGATTATAGTGGAGGAAACGAGGAGCAATGGCCAAACCGTAGTGGAGGAGAG GAGTCTGGTGGACACGGTGTACAGTCTCAAAGATGAAGTCCAGGAACTCAAACAA GACAACAAGAGGATGAAGAGGACgctggaggaggagcagcgAGCGCGAAAAGAGCTGGAGAGGATTGTCAGGAGAGTTCTGAAGAACATGAACGACCCAACCTGGGATGAGACGAACCTCTGA
- the arhgef7b gene encoding rho guanine nucleotide exchange factor 7b isoform X2, translating into MNSAEQTVTWLITLGVLESPKKSISDPEAFLQASLQDGAVLCRLLERLRPGTVDKFFQEPRSDSECQRNIAEFIKGCGAFGVESFEVSDLRQGLNFSKVLNSLVALNKATEDIGVSGDSVCAPHSSNLRIKSFDSLNTQSHSWKLLQPQYRSLDMSEGSGCGQMLVKARFAFQQTNEDELSFSKGDIISVSRQEEGGWWEGSLNGKTGWFPNNYVRELKGSDKEADKPKSGTLKSPPKGFDTTIISKTYYNVVLQNILDAESEYSRELQSLLGSYLRSLHPTDRLSSVDISHIQGNLEEISTFQQLLVQSLDEQTKLPENQQRIGGFFLNLMPQMKIIYVAYCSSHPSAVNVLTEHSEELGEHMESKGASSPGILTLTTSLSKPFTRLERYPALLKELDRHMEEQHPDRADLHAAMASFKDLGAQCQEVRKRKDLELQILTEPIRNWEGDDIKALGPVLHMSQVTVHTQNCQESSERYLVLFPHTLVILSASLRMSGFIYQGRMPLTGMLISRIEDGENLRNAFEISGGQCERIQVACNSQRDLQHWLDLLTKHTHTAPPVHTHLHKPQSPCHTLPSHPISPSRHSESRGGSSEKKLYHTLPHLSSYEMGHGSGPAWGPLEPPSTPKPWSLSCLRPAPPLRPSAALCFKEDMSKSPKNMKKLLPKRKPERKPSEEDFTVRKSTAALEEDAQILKVIEAYCTSAKTRQTLNSSSSRKDVQVLFPEEEKIIVEETRSNGQTVVEERSLVDTVYSLKDEVQELKQDNKRMKRTLEEEQRARKELERIVRRVLKNMNDPTWDETNL; encoded by the exons ATGAATTCAGCCGAGCAGACGGTAACGTGGCTCATCACGCTGGGGGTCCTGGAGTCTCCCAAGAAAAGCATCTCGGATCCAGAGGCTTTCCTCCAGGCGTCTCTGCAGGATGGAGCGGTGCTGTGCAGGCTGCTGGAGCGACTCAGACCCGGGACGGTGGATAAA ttttTCCAGGAACCGAGGAGCGACAGCGAATGTCAGAGGAACATTGCAGAGTTCATTAAAGGCTGTGGGGCTTTCGGTGTGGAG tCTTTTGAGGTCAGCGATCTGCGGCAGGGACTGAACTTCTCCAAGGTCCTAAACTCCCTGGTTGCTCTTAATAAAGCTACTGAAG ATATTGGCGTTTCTGGAGACAGCGTGTGTGCTCCTCACTCCTCAAACTTGAGGATCAAGTCATTTGACTCCCTGAACACTCAGAGTCACTCCTGGAAGCTGCTGCAGCCTCAGTACCGCAGCCTG GACATGTCGGAGGGCAGTGGGTGTGGCCAGATGCTGGTCAAAGCGCGCTTTGCCTTCCAGCAGACCAACGAGGACGAGCTCTCCTTCTCCAAGGGTGACATCATCAGTGTCAGCaggcaggaggagggagggtGGTGGGAAGGCTCACTGAACGGCAAGACTGGGTGGTTCCCCAATAACTATGTACGGGAGCTGAAAGGAAGCG ACAAAGAGGCGGACAAGCCAAAGTCTGGGACTCTGAAGAGTCCGCCCAAAGGCTTCGACACCACCATCATCAGTAAGACCTATTACAATGTG GTCCTACAGAACATCCTGGATGCAGAGAGTGAATATTCGAGGGAGCTACAGAGTCTGCTGGGTTCATACCTCCGATCGCTTCACCCCACAGACCG ACTCAGCAGTGTTGATATCAGCCACATTCAGGGAAATCTGGAGGAAatttcaacttttcaacagCTGTTGGTTCAGTCTTTGGATGAACAGACCAA ACTCCCTGAGAACCAGCAGAGGATTGGGGGCTTCTTTCTGAACCTGATGCCGCAGATGAAGATCATCTACGTGGCCTATTGCTCCAGTCACCCGTCTGCCGTCAATGTACTCACCGAACACAG CGAGGAGTTGGGGGAGCACATGGAGTCAAAAGGGGCATCGAGTCCGGGGATCTTGACACTGACCACGAGTTTGAGTAAACCTTTCACCAGACTGGAGAGGTACCCTGCACTGCTTAAAGAACTGGACAGACATATGGAA GAACAACACCCTGACAGAGCTGACCTCCATGCTGCCATGGCGAGTTTTAAAGACCTCGGG GCTCAGTGTCAAGaggtgaggaagaggaaggaCCTGGAGCTGCAGATTTTAACAGAGCCAATCAGGAACTGGGAGGGAGATGATATCAAAGCTCTCGGCCCAGTTCTGCACATGTCCCAGGTCACAGTTCACACGCAGAATTGTCAG gAGTCAAGTGAACGCTACCTCGTCCTCTTCCCTCACACTCTCGTCATCCTCTCTGCCAGCCTGAGAATGAGTGGATTCATCTACCAG GGGAGGATGCCTTTAACAGGAATGCTCATCTCCAGAATTGAAGATGGAGAAAACTTGAGGAACGCTTTTGAAATATCTG GAGGCCAGTGTGAACGGATACAGGTTGCATGCAACAGTCAGCGCGACCTGCAGCACTGGCTGGACCTTCTcaccaagcacacacacacggccCCTCCTgtgcacacgcacttgcacaAGCCCCAGTCTCCCTGTCACACA TTGCCCTCTCACCCCATCTCTCCCTCCAGACACTCAGAGTCTCGTGGGGGCAGCAGTGAAAAGAAACTGTACCACACCCTGCCTCATCTCTCTTCATATGAGATGGGACACGGTAGCGGCCCCGCGTGGGGACCTCTGGAGCCACCGAGCACCCCTAAACCCTGGAGCCTCAGCTGCCTTCGCCCTGCGCCTCCACTCCGGCCCTCTGCTGCGCTCTGCTTCAAAGAG GACATGAGTAAGAGTCCGAAAAACATGAAGAAGCTGCTCCCTAAGAGGAAACCGGAGAGGAAACCTTCAGAGGAAGACTTCACTGTCAGAAAGA GCACGGCAGCTCTGGAGGAGGACGCTCAGATCCTGAAAGTGATCGAGGCTTATTGTACCAGTGCCAAGACACGACAGACTCTCAACTCAA GCTCAAGTAGGAAGGACGTTCAGGTGTTGTTCCCGGAGGAGGAGAAGATTATAGTGGAGGAAACGAGGAGCAATGGCCAAACCGTAGTGGAGGAGAG GAGTCTGGTGGACACGGTGTACAGTCTCAAAGATGAAGTCCAGGAACTCAAACAA GACAACAAGAGGATGAAGAGGACgctggaggaggagcagcgAGCGCGAAAAGAGCTGGAGAGGATTGTCAGGAGAGTTCTGAAGAACATGAACGACCCAACCTGGGATGAGACGAACCTCTGA
- the LOC142391846 gene encoding protein-tyrosine kinase 2-beta-like, with product MSGDTRTLLWRSMSSPGQSESSDMSPTATVGQESVVPVKIIKVCFLSNSSNLGKNFKLVRCEEGWTLKSVINAVLSSGCVGPDIKHSLCYGLLLKHLKSSEMHWLHPDLTIAEVTQRYEQQHLEAEWRYDLRIRYIPSDFMETFKDDRTTMLYFYQQVRSDYMQQYASKVSDGMALQLGCLEIRRFYKDMNPNGLEKKSNFELLEKDVGLDLFFPRELIDSMKTKQLRRLIQQTFQGYSTLQQEQCMVKFFTTLAQCYCFTQERYACQLVHGWNLAIDLVIDADGISQQTENSTPICLAKFSQVRRISSSAEADGRALLMVHIDGAKQPLSVNTSSLAVAENMTDLIDGYCRLEGTAESSLIVRPNKGRDTRLKLPDIPSCAGPRGPVRSSGSDIYAEIPDGTEGLSDKHPSISRDDVVMGRILGEGFFGEVHEGVYKSPSGERIRVAIKTCKDSSADVKEKFLSEAGLMKNLDHPHIVRFIGVIEVEPVCILMELYEHGELGNYLVEQQYNLTTASLTLFCLQICKALAYLEGFNMVHRDIAVRNVLVASHDCVKLGDFGLSRYVDEQEYYKATVSRLPIKWMAPESINFRRFTTASDVWMFGVCVWEIFSMAQQPFFWLENGQVIAQLELGVRLHKPQLCPPTIYNLLTQSWAFEPHSRPTFSQLVCSFSEIHRMELGQETYGRRDRSASIIFDPSHTDPPPKPSRIQGNTLPRATNIKAGGTNSRRECEKKRVEDTLERQRREMLMDKQWLEQEERQLDPVVRLDSQLKPSEKSPENDPPKKPQMPPSVSQPRPTAEMDRSGDQVYTGVMAMVKQVVQLKNDVNTLPASEYPNAVKAVGITLRNLIQSVDEVLPSLHSSVITEIDGTKKLLNKDLGELINKMRLAQQNSITSLKEECQRQMLAAAHTLALDSKNLLDAIDQARVRANVAKPKPDSQDVEDSCE from the exons atgTCGGGTGACACCAGAACCCTGCTCTGGAGAAGCATGTCTTCCCCCGGCCAGTCGGAATCTTCGGATATGTCTCCAACGGCAACCGTGGGCCAAGAGAGCGTTGTGCCGGTGAAGATCATCAAAGTGTGTTTCCTCAGCAACAGCTCCAACCTGGGCAAGAACTTCAAACTGGTTCGCTGTGAGGAAGGGTGGACGCTCAAG TCTGTCATCAACGCGGTGCTGTCCAGTGGCTGTGTGGGCCCAGACATAAAACACAGCCTCTGCTATGGCCTCCTACTCAAACATCTCAAGTCTTCAGAGATGCACTGGCTGCACCCGGATCTGACTATCGCTGAGGTCACCCAGCGCTACGAGCAGCAGCACCTTGAGGCAGAGTGGAG ATATGACCTAAGGATCAGATACATTCCGTCAGACTTCATGGAGACATTCAAAGATGACCGAACCACCATGCTCTACTTTTACCAGCAG GTGCGAAGTGATTATATGCAACAGTATGCTTCCAAAGTCAGTGATGGGATGGCGTTACAGCTTGGTTGTCTGGAAATTAG GAGATTCTACAAAGACATGAATCCAAATGGACTGGAGAAAAAGTCCAACTTTGAACTGCTGGA GAAGGACGTGGGCCTGGACCTGTTCTTTCCAAGAGAACTCATAGACAGCATGAAG ACCAAGCAGCTGCGCCGGTTGATCCAGCAGACATTTCAGGGCTACTCGACTCTGCAGCAAGAGCAGTGCATGGTCAAGTTCTTCACCACACTGGCTCAGTGCTACTGTTTCACACAGGAGAGATACGCCTGCCAGCTTGTG CACGGCTGGAATTTAGCCATAGACTTGGTTATCGACGCTGATGGAATCAGCCAACAAACCGAGAACTCAACC cctatatgtCTGGCCAAGTTCTCTCAGGTGCGACGTATCTCCTCCTCTGCAGAAGCCGACGGTCGAGCCCTTCTCATGGTGCACATAGACGGAGCCAAACAG CCGCTCTCGGTGAACACTTCCTCTCTGGCTGTAGCAGAAAACATGACTGACCTGATTGACGGTTACTGTCGACTGGAAGGAACCGCTGAGAGCTCGCTCATTGTCAGGCCCAACAAAG GAAGAGACACTAGACTGAAACTTCCTGACATCCCATCATG TGCTGGTCCTCGTGGTCCTGTTAGAAGTTCTG GTTCTGATATATATGCTGAGATTCCAGATGGCACAGAGGGCCTTAGTG ATAAACACCCCTCGATCTCCAGAGATGACGTTGTCATGGGTCGGATCCTGGGTGAAGGATTCTTTGGAGAGGTTCATGAAGGAGTTTATAAAAGCCCA agcGGGGAGAGGATCCGTGTGGCCATCAAAACATGCAAGGACAGCTCAGCTGATGTGAAGGAGAAGTTTCTCAGTGAAGCTG GTCTGATGAAAAATCTGGATCATCCTCACATTGTACGTTTCATTGGAGTCATTGAGGTCGAGCCTGTCTGCATTCTCATGGAGCTCTATGAACATGGAGAG CTTGGAAACTATCTTGTGGAGCAGCAGTACAATCTGACCACAGCATCATTAACCCTGTTCTGTCTACAAATCTGCAAAGCCTTGGCTTACCTGGAGGGATTCAATATGGTACACAG AGATATAGCTGTGAGAAACGTCCTGGTGGCCTCTCACGATTGTGTTAAGCTTGGTGATTTTGGCCTGTCTCGTTATGTTGATGAACAAGAGTATTATAAAg CCACAGTTAGTCGGTTACCGATCAAATGGATGGCGCCAGAATCTATCAATTTTAGACGCTTCACCACAGCCAGTGATGTCTGGATGTTTG gtgtgtgcgtgtgggaGATCTTCTCCATGGCCCAGCAGCCATTCTTTTGGTTGGAGAACGGACAGGTCATCGCCCAGTTGGAGTTGGGCGTTCGTCTTCACAAACCGCAGCTCTGCCCTCCCACCATTTACAACCTGCTGACCCAAAGCTGGGCCTTCGAGCCGCACAGCCGGCCCACTTTCAGCCAGCTCGTCTGCTCCTTCag CGAGATCCACAGGATGGAGCTGGGGCAGGAGACTTATGGGAGGCGAGACAGGTCCGCCTCGATCATATTTGATCCGAGCCACACAGACCCTCCCCCCAAG CCATCCAGAATACAAGGCAACACCCTCCCACGGGCCACGAACATAAAG GCAGGAGGGACGAACAGCAGGCGTGAGTGTGAGAAAAAGAGAGTGGAAGACACTTTGGAAAGACAAAGAAGAGAGATGCTGATGGACAAACAGTGGCTGGAACAGGAAGAGAGACAGCTG gACCCTGTTGTGCGACTGGATTCACAATTGAAG CCTTCTGAAAAAAGCCCAGAAAATG ATCCTCCAAAGAAACCCCAGATGCCTCCCTCAGTCTCACag CCTCGGCCCACCGCCGAGATGGACCGATCAGGTGATCAGGTGTACACTGGCGTCATGGCGATGGTGAAGCAGGTGGTCCAGCTGAAGAATGATGTCAACACGCTGCCCGCTTCAGAGTATCCTAATGCTGTCAAG GCAGTGGGTATCACTCTCCGCAACCTGATTCAAAGTGTTGATGAGGTCCTGCCCTCTCTGCACAGCTCTGTCATCACAGAG ATCGATGGCACCAAGAAGCTGCTGAACAAGGATTTGGGTGAGCTGATCAACAAGATGCGACTGGCCCAGCAGAACTCAATAACTTCCCTGAAGGAGGAATGTCAGCGACAGATGTTGGCAGCTGCTCACACACTGGCTTTAGACTCCAAAAACCTGCTGGATGCCATAGACCAGGCTCGAGTCAGGGCCAATGTGGCCAAGCCCAAACCTGATTCACAAGATGTAGAAGACTCATGTGAATGA